Below is a genomic region from Carassius carassius chromosome 50, fCarCar2.1, whole genome shotgun sequence.
TTAGAGCTACAAGGAGGGAAGGCGAGTGATTAGGAAGCAGGTTTTTAAACTCAGTGGTTTCCATATACTTCCTATAAAAACAACTTTGGTGTTGTGTAGTACAGTAGAATATCAGCCAACAGGAcatgcaatatttaccattggaattgtttactatgaaaacatggtatgatcaaaatgtaattatgtccCAATCTACACCACAGGCAGTTCCGATACACAGCATACAGGCAGGTTGTCCGCTGGGCATACGGAATAATAGGCAGGGACATTAGGAAAGCCATACCTTCATGTGTTGTGTCAGCAATAAGGAGGCAGTTTGCAGAGGAGGGACAAACATACAAAGGTTTCCAGTGGCCCCGCTTGGAAGACGATTAATAAATCCATAGTGAAACAAACTGTACTGGTAAAATTGATcttttattacatgttaaaacGTGAGTGTCGTGCGAGATGGAGGCTGACTGCCTCATCCTTGGCAACCTTCTGGACTGAAGAGGTGAGGGGGGGCGGTGCAGCAGAGGACAAGATGGCACTGCTTTCTTGTAGGGCCTGTGGTGACTTGCAGTATCCCTCTACCAGAGAGACCATAAGATTTGTTGCGTATCCTTGAGGagagaaatgtttagaaaacatttagtaACATGGTTGACTCgcataaaaaaaagatattcacacaaaaaagatattgaaaaacaTTAAGTGAAACTACTAACCGTAAGATGGTTTCTCCTTGATGGGGTGGACTACTCAGCCACCTTTCCGAAACCGTGGGTAGCGAACAGCGTAGCGTCCCTCAACCTCACTAGTTCGCGCTACATCTCTGTTGCCATTACTATTGAAATGTAGGGCTGCCAAGAAAAGTCTGTACGAGATAAGTAGATAGAACATTAGGTCTCCaaagctaacccaatgcagtgaaatgcaacagaaatatatgacattaatgttttcagtTCAAATGGGTCTAAGACAATGACTCatatttgcaattatttttttgcaaacaatatgtaatgctgttatcaatctataacattttggtctgctatacaagactgcattagtttttagccatattcattctgtcataatttcctgaaattgaaaaaaagaaaacactaattttattagtatcgatacttttaagtgataacactacatgctgtacatcccaagaaaagaaaagccaGTGTGTTTGGGAGCAAAGTGCAGAATAAGGGAATGGTAGGCCTCCAGGGAGAATGTCTGATGCTGAGGTGACAATTGTCGAATATCCTTTACCAGTGCTTTCCTGGCagctacactctccagtttagtggctgctggtgatcctgaataaaacgtattctgtcatataatctctcgcatttcataacacaagtaattattagtacacatggggttacgtattgataaaaccaaactaaaatttACAAGCACTAAGAAAAATGTTTAGCCTCAAAACATTTGACATCTTTTAACATAGGCTATTATGTTGTACCTGGTTCCAGCCACTCCTTGTTTCTTGCCTCTCCTTCCAACGGTGGATGTGCGCAGCTGGTAAATGCAGGAGTGCTGTGTTCATGTATGTCCTGTACATGATTTATCATACTCTGCCATTTTGCCTGCATCTCATCTGGATCTCCTGTAGGGGTGGAAGCTGCGGTCCAGTAGAGATGGTTGATAATGGCAGGCCTCCACAGCTTCAGATCCTCACAGTCCCTCTCTTTTGCAGCAGCATCCAGTGCTTTCTGTACACCTGTTCCAGAGCAGACAAACAGAGCAGAGCAAATTAATTATTAGGAAAGTGAATTTAACTACAAAAACAAGTCTGTTATATAGAACTACCAACATCACAATACATACTTTTCCCAATATGCCAGACGTCAAAGAAATGCCTTGTTCCTTCTGAACACATTTTCTCACGGACCCACTTGGCCACCTAAAACACAAATTGattttatagaatttattttgAGTGATACTGTGCCTGTCAATGCTGTTCAGCTTTAGATCTCTCCTAGCATCATTACCTGCCGATTTCTGTCTGTTATCAG
It encodes:
- the LOC132133445 gene encoding uncharacterized protein LOC132133445 produces the protein MDQDVQVSALITDRNRQVAKWVREKMCSEGTRHFFDVWHIGKSVQKALDAAAKERDCEDLKLWRPAIINHLYWTAASTPTGDPDEMQAKWQSMINHVQDIHEHSTPAFTSCAHPPLEGEARNKEWLEPGSPAATKLESVAARKALVKDIRQLSPQHQTFSLEAYHSLILHFAPKHTGFSFLGMYSILFLAALHFNSNGNRDVARTSEVEGRYAVRYPRFRKGG